A stretch of the Acyrthosiphon pisum isolate AL4f chromosome A2, pea_aphid_22Mar2018_4r6ur, whole genome shotgun sequence genome encodes the following:
- the LOC100159938 gene encoding DNA-directed RNA polymerase III subunit RPC1, protein MVKEQYRDTDGSRIISKISFTVDNPQDIQRKSHLCINTRNLYAINNNNASRTPHPYGVLDHKLGVNQKDATCMTCNKGLNDCPGHLGFIDLQLPVFHVGFFSSVITILQTICKNPFCAKVLLNEEDRMFFYTKLRNKNLTYTMRKKVFKEVHAKAKKVQICPFCSDIVGQVKKNGILKISYDRYRYKKPGTEAESKLCALNDVVKYNKEVESMRNYLFNENLNPQEVLRLLLSIPYEDIILLGMNPEVSNPGWLLMTRMLVPPNCIRPSAVSDIRSGTNEDDLTLKLSEVLFINDVIVKHKQSGAKPQLLHEDWEYLQLHCALYINSDLSGVSRTMMPKKIARGCVQRLKGKHGRFRGNLSGKRVDFTARSVISPDPNLRIEEVGVPVRMAKILTYPQKVCPANIELMRKLVMNGPEIHPGANFVELQGSKLKKYLRFGNRPAIAKDLKIGDIVERHLSDGDIVLFNRQPSLHRLSIMCHRAKVLEHNTLRFNECVCTPYNADFDGDEMNLHLPQTEEARAEAALLMINKSNLVTPRNGDILIAATQDFITGAYLLTHKNTFLNQRDSSRLIGWLMSGDDINIDLTLPRPAILKPHKLWTGKQILSIIMRPSKKCLVKANLRCKGKSYTRDEEFCFKDSYVYIKNSELLAGTMDKATLGSGSKSNIFYVLLADWGSDVCCKVMWRLTRLTSYFLMLRGFSIGIGDVTPSDDLLQSKNELVINGNALCEENIRLRNSKELKCQPGCNMDETLEANILKQLSGIRDSVGKACLLELHFTNGPLVMALSGSKGSNINISQMIACVGQQALSGHRVPDGFESRSLPHFKRFSKTPEAKGFVENSFYSGLTPTEFFFHTMGGREGLVDTAVKTAETGYMQRRLVKSLEDLCVHYDNTVRNAFGDVIQFEFGGDSLDPTYTEGDGVPVDFKRVYFNVTANYPCTDECTLDSEEILKITEDVLLSENFQNVNTIFTEELRNFGKNLANNMAELRKKWLNLEVSKIQRITSTQLIKFYVTCLTKYMAAVIEPGTPVGAIAAQSIGEPGTQMTLKTFHFAGVASMNITQGVPRIKEIINSSKNISTPIITAYLENDKDKEFARIVKARIEQTTLTEVCSFIDVVLDSAECYLLIHIDMNRIKLLQLEVTIETIRDSILSTPRIGIKANQVNIDNESCVSISLPSKGTQSLNNWINIYSQNLQKVVIKGISAVSRAVIHEEDDNGEIRYKLLVEGDNLREVMATPGVIGKRCTSNNTFQVWNALGIEASRATIISEIDSVMGNHGISIDPRHPMLIADLMTSRGELLGITRFGLSKMKESVLNLASFEKTSDHLFDAAYYGQTDTINGVSESIIMGIPINLGTGFFKLIYKTKNKTIDFPKQTFVFDDPDLHEKGCYWQ, encoded by the exons ATGGTTAAGGAACAATACAGGGACACGGATGGGTCGCGTATTAT ATCGAAGATCAGTTTTACCGTCGACAATCCTCAAGATATCCAGAGGAAGTCGCATTTGTGCATAAATACAAGAAATCTATATGccataaacaataacaatgcgTCACGTACACCGCATCCGTATGGAGTGCTTGATCACAAGTTG GGAGTTAACCAAAAGGACGCCACATGTATGACTTGTAACAAGGGATTGAATGACTGTCCAGGACATTTGGGCTTCATAGACCTGCAATTACCAGTTTTCCATGTTGGATTCTTCAGTtcagttataacaatattacagaCAATTTGTAAA AATCCTTTTTGTGCTAAAGTGTTATTAAACGAAGAAGATcgaatgtttttttatacaaagtTGAGAAACAAGAATTTAACATACACAATGcgcaaaaaagtttttaaagaaGTCCACGCCAAGGCAAAAAAGGTGCAGATATGTCCGTTTTGTAGTGACATTGTGGGacaagtgaaaaaaaatggtatattaaaaatatcatatgatCGTTACAGGTATAAAAAACCTGGCACGGAAGCTGAAAGTAAATTAT gtgCTTTGAACGATgtggtaaaatataacaaagaaGTTGAATCCATGAGAAATTATCTATTTAATGAGAACCTTAATCCTCAAGAAGTATTGCGTCTGTTGCTATCTATACCTTATGAAGACATTATATTGTTGGGTATGAATCCTGAGGTATCAAATCCTGGATGGTTGTTAATGACAAGAATGTTAGTACCTCCAAATTGTATTCGTCCATCAGCTGTTTCTGATATACGATCCGGAAC AAATGAAGATGACTTAACATTGAAATTATCagaagttttatttataaatgatgtgATTGTAAAACATAAACAGTCTGGAGCAAAACCCCAGTTATTGCACGAGGACTGGGAATACTTGCAGTTACATTGTGccttatatattaatagtgaTTTATCTGGTGTTTCACGTACAATGATG ccAAAAAAAATTGCTAGAGGTTGTGTTCAGCGTTTGAAAGGAAAACATGGACGGTTTCGTGGTAATTTATCTGGTAAAAGAGTAGATTTTACAGCACGTTCTGTCATTTCACCAGATCCAAATCTTCGAATAGaagaa GTTGGTGTTCCAGTTCGAATGGCCAAAATTTTAACATATCCTCAAAAAGTATGTCCAGCTAACATTGAATTAATGCGTAAGCTGGTGATGAACGGTCCTGAAATTCATCCTGGTGCTAATTTTGTTGAACTTCAAGGTTCCAAGttgaaaaaatacttaagaTTTGGAAATAGACCGGCCATAGCAAAAGATTTAAAA ATTGGAGATATTGTTGAAAGACATTTATCTGATGgcgatattgtattattcaacCGACAGCCTAGTCTTCATAGATTAAGTATTATGTGTCACCGTGCAAAGGTTTTAGAACATAATACATTAAG atttaacgAATGTGTATGTACTCCTTATAATGCTGATTTTGATGGTGATGAAATGAATTTACATTTGCCACAAACTGAAGAAGCTAGAGCTGAAGCTGCTTTGTTAATGatt aacaAATCAAATCTTGTCACACCAAGAAATGGAGACATTCTCATTGCTGCTACCCAAGACTTTATTACCGGAGCATATTTATTAACACATAAGAATACATTTCTTAACCAGAGAGATTCTAGTAGACTAATTGGTTGGTTAATGTCTGGGgatgatattaatattgatttaacacTTCCGCGTCCTGCTATTCTAAAG CCTCATAAACTTTGGACTGGAAagcaaatattaagtataatcatGAGACCAAGTAAAAAATGTCTGGTGAAGGCTAATTTGCGATGTAAAGGAAAATCATATACTCGTGATgaagaattttgttttaaagattCAT atgtttACATAAAGAATTCTGAGTTATTGGCTGGTACTATGGACAAGGCAACATTGGGTTCAGGTAGtaaatcaaacatattttatgtgttgttGGCAGACTGGGGTTCTGATGTCTGCTGCAAAGTGATGTGGCGTTTAACACGTCTTACATCATACTTTTTAATGTTACGAGGATTTTCAATTGGCATTGGTGATGTTACACCTAGTGATGATTTGCTGCAATCTAAAAATGAATTGGTTATAAATGG AAATGCGCTATGTGAGGAAAATATTCGTTTGAGAAATTCAAAAGAATTGAAATGTCAACCCGGTTGTAATATGGACGAAACTTTAGAGGCAAATATTTTAAAGCAACTGTCTGGCATTCGAGATTCTGTTGGTAAAGCTTGTTTATTAGAGCTTCATTTTACCAATGGTCCATTAGTCATGGCACTCTCGGGTTCTAAAG gatccaatattaatatatcacagATGATTGCATGTGTGGGCCAACAAGCCTTGAGTGGACATCGTGTTCCAGATGGATTTGAGTCTAGATCATTACcacattttaaacgatttt caaaAACTCCAGAAGCTAAAGGCTTTGTCGAGAACAGTTTTTATTCGGGTCTAACTCCAACAGAATTTTTCTTTCACACAATGGGTGGTCGTGAAGGTCTTGTGGATACTGCTGTAAAAACAGCTGAAACCGGATACATGCAACGTCGGCTTGTCAAG tcTTTAGAAGATCTGTGTGTCCATTATGACAACACTGTACGTAATGCTTTTGGAGATGTCATACAATTTGAATTTGGAGGTGACAGCTTGGATCCTACTTACACAGAag gtgATGGTGTCCCAGTTGATTTCAAACGTGTATATTTCAATGTAACTGCTAATTATCCATGCACTGATGAATGTACATTAGATTCTgaagaaatattgaaaattactgaAGATGTGTTATTATCtgagaattttcaaaatgtaaatactatCTTCACAGAAGAATTGAG aaattttggaaaaaatttagcAAATAATATGGCggaattaagaaaaaaatggttgaatttagAGGTTTCAAAAATACAACGAATTACTTCTACACAGCTTATAAAATTTTATGTGACTTGCCTTACCAAGTATATGGCTGCTGTTATTGAACCAg GAACTCCTGTTGGTGCTATAGCAGCTCAAAGTATCGGTGAACCTGGTACACAAATGACATTAAAAACCTTTCACTTTGCTGGTGTTGCTTCAATGAATATTACTCAAGGTGTTCcaag aatcaaagaaataattaactcaagtaaaaatataagtactccTATTATCACAGCATACTTAGAAAATGACAAAGACAAAGAATTTGCAAGGATTGTCAAAGCTCGTATTGAACAAACAACACTTactgaa GTTTGTAGTTTTATCGATGTAGTACTTGATAGTGCTGAATGCTATCTATTGATACACATAGATATGAaccgtattaaattattacaattagaaGTAACAATTGAGACAATAAGAGATAG tATACTTTCAACTCCACGAATCGGAATTAAAGCAAATCAAGTGAACATTGATAATGAATCGTGTGTTAGTATATCTTTGCCATCAAAAGGCACCCAATCATTAAACAAttggataaatatatattcacagAACTTACAAAAAGTGGTTATTAag ggTATAAGTGCAGTATCACGTGCTGTAATTCATGAAGAAGATGATAATGGTGAAATACGTTACAAATTACTTGTTGAAGGTGATAATTTACGAGAGGTAATGGCTACGCCCGGAGTAATAGGAAAACGATGTACCAGCAATAATACATTTCAAGTATGGAATGCACTTGGCATAGAAGCATCTAG